In the Terriglobia bacterium genome, CCCGCAAGATGAAGATCGGGCCATGCGTCACCAACCCGGCGGTGCGCGACATCACCGTGACCGCCAGCCTGTTCGCGACCCTCGACCTGATCTCCGGCCGGCGCATGCAGCTCGGCATCGGCCGTGGCGACAGCTCGCGGCGCGTGCTGGGGAAGAAACCGGTGTCGCCGAAAGAGCTGGGACGGGCCATCGAGCAGTTCCGCGATCTGACCTCAGGCAAGGAGATTGATTACGATGGCCAGCCCACGCGCATGTCGTGGTCGCCGGGCGCGCCGCCGGTGTGGATCGCCGGCTACGGGCCCAAGGTGCTGAACCTGGCGGGACGCATGGCGGATGGAATCATCCTGCAATTCGCCGATCCCGACCTGATCGAATGGTGCGTGGGGTTCGCGCGCCAGGGCGCGAAGGAGGCGGGACGCGACCCGAATACGATCGAAATCATGGCGGCGGCGCCGGTGTGGGTCTCCGACGACCTCAACACCGCGCGCGAGCACGTGCGCTGGTTCCCGGCGCTGGTGTCGAACCACGTGATGGATTTGCTGGCGAAGTATCCCCAGGACCAGTTGCCGCCGGCGCTGACCTCCTACGTGCAGAACCGCGGGGGATACGACTACCTGCACCATTGCGAGGTAGGCAGCGACAACGCGGAGTTCGTGAGCGACGACGTCGTGGACCGCTTCTGCATCGTGGGCCCGGTGGAGGCGCATCGCGAAAAGCTGCGGCGGCTGGCTTCCCTCGGCGTCACCCAGTTCAACATCTATCTCATGTGCGGCGAGGAAGAGAAGACGCTGGAGATCTACCAGCGCGACATCCTGCCGCATTTTGTCGGCGCGAAGCGGGAGGCGTCGTAAGCTGCTCAGTGTGCCGATGTTTCCAGATATCTCGCGTTCGAATCATCAGCGATTTGAAAATCGGCAGGAACGGGCGCTGCCGCAAGCGCGGCACGCAAGCATCTTGAGATGTATGCAAAAGCAGATAATACAATTACAAGTCCAACACTCACTTCGACAAATCCGGCAACCAAGAACCCGGCTAGAACCAATGCCCCGACCAACACTCCAGACATCCTGTGCGTTTGCGTTCGCCAATTCACGAATTTAGCCATTTCGACCGGCCACTTGAAATTCCAGTAAATATTGAAGAACGGTATGAAATGAAAACGGACAGCGCGTTTCGGTGAGATGGGATGAGACCACCCCTTGACGTCATTAACGATCGAGTGAAAGGTAGAGATCGAGCTTAGAACGTACGCGGTCGCCATCACGTCGGCGATGACCGCCAGCGCCAAAGCGTAGCCGCCGGCTGATCGCTCTTGCGGTGTACCGTTAGCCAGTCCTTTCTGGACA is a window encoding:
- a CDS encoding TIGR03842 family LLM class F420-dependent oxidoreductase, producing the protein MKFGITFKPDMTVDRILSLTRQAEAAGFEYGWIFDSHVLWMDCYPLMTLMAANTRKMKIGPCVTNPAVRDITVTASLFATLDLISGRRMQLGIGRGDSSRRVLGKKPVSPKELGRAIEQFRDLTSGKEIDYDGQPTRMSWSPGAPPVWIAGYGPKVLNLAGRMADGIILQFADPDLIEWCVGFARQGAKEAGRDPNTIEIMAAAPVWVSDDLNTAREHVRWFPALVSNHVMDLLAKYPQDQLPPALTSYVQNRGGYDYLHHCEVGSDNAEFVSDDVVDRFCIVGPVEAHREKLRRLASLGVTQFNIYLMCGEEEKTLEIYQRDILPHFVGAKREAS